The Poseidonibacter lekithochrous region TTAGTTCCAGATATCCAAATTGAGAAAGGCATATCATCACTATATAAGTCATAATCACTTTGCACATTCTTTGAGTTTAAAACCATTTGATTATGAGGTGGGATTCCAGGGCTTACAACAGTAATTTCATTTGAGTTTGTATCATATGATGAGAAATCACTATCATCATATAATAAAGCATTAGGATAAACATCTTTAATAGCTTGTGCTGTTAAACCTTTACCTAATACTCTAATTGCTTTATTATTAACTTTCATTATCTACCTAATTTTTAGACTCATTAGAGCAAATAAGTTTGTCATAAAAGATATTATCCAAAATCTTACGATAATTTTATTTTCTTTCCAACCTTTTTGTTCAAAATGATGGTGTATAGGAGCCATAAGGAAAACTCTTTTTTGTCTTAATTTATAAGAACCAACTTGAAGTATTACAGATACAGTTTCAAGTACAAAAATAAAACCAATTACTACTAATAAAATTTCAGACTTAGCAACAATTGCCATATAACCTAAAAAAGCTCCAATTGGCAGTGATCCAGAATCTCCCATAAATACCTGTGCTGGATGAGAATTGAACCAAAGAAAAGCAATTAATGAGCCTGAAATTGCAGCACCCATAATTGCTAATTCACCTGCTATTTGAATATTAGGCAATAAAAGGTATCCAGCAATTACTGCATGGCCCGTAATATAAACTAATACTGACAGTGTAAAAAATGCCATAATAGAAGGAACTGTAGCTAATCCATCTAAACCATCAGTTAAGTTAACAGCATTAGAAGCTGCAACTATAACCAACATCCAAAATACAATTGCAAATAATCCCATATCAAATATAGGTAATTTATAAAATGGTGTATATAATGTAGTTGTATGATTATAAACAAAAAGTACAACTATCACTGCAAGTGCTGCTAAGAATTGTAATGCAAGTTTTGCTCTTGCACTTAATCCTGCATCATTTTTGTTATTTGAAATCTTTGAATAATCATCTTGAATACCTATTAGAGAGAATAATGCAATAGTTAGCAATCCCCCACAGATATAAAAGTTATTTAACTTTGCTGTTAATAATGTAGCTATTAATGTAGCAAATATGAAAACTACTCCACCCATTGTTGGAGTTCCTGCTTTTTCTTTATGAGAATCAGGAGCATGTTCATAGATTGGTTGTGATGCTTTTTTTGATTTAGCCCATGATATAAACTTTGGAAGTAAATACATAGTTAATAAAAATGCAACAAAAAAACTAATCCCTGCTCTAATTGAAATATATTGAAAAATATTGATATCTAAATGTCTATAAAACCAATAAAACAAACTTAAACCTTCGTTTTGATATAATTCCTGCGATTATATTATATTATAGTTTTTAAAAGGGTTAAACAATGGCAAACAAAACAATTCTAGTAATTACAGATGGAATTGGACATAATGATTCAAATAAATACAATGCATTTAATAATGCAAACACTCCAACGTACGATAATTTATTTAAAAATGTTCCTTACTCACTAATTCATACTTATGGTGAACATGTAGGCTTACCTGATGGGCAAATGGGTAATTCAGAAGTAGGACATATGACAATTGGATGTGGTAGAACGCTTTATCAAGATTTAGTAAAAATCAATATTGCAATTAAAGAAGATACATTAAAAGACAATACACTATTAAATGAGACAATTAATTCATCAAATGATATTCACTTAGTTGGACTATTAAGTGATGGAGGTGTTCACTCACATATAAATCATATTATTGCAACAGCAAAACTTGCAAAAGAAAATGGTAAAAAAGTATTTTTACATATGATTACAGATGGACGAGATGTGGCTCCTGATTGTGCATCTAAATATATAGAAGAAATTCTTTCAATTTGTGATGAAGATATTAAGATTGCAACATTATCTGGAAGATACTATACAATGGATAGGGATTCAAGATGGGATAGAGTTCAAAAAGGACATGATGCAATTAGTATTGGATTACCTATGTCAAATAAATCTGAATTAGATTATATTGCAGATTCATATAAAGAAGATATTTTTGATGAATTTATTGTTCCATGTGCTTTTAATGGTTACAACGGATTAAAAGAGAATGATGGAATTATTTTCTGTAACTTTAGA contains the following coding sequences:
- the mraY gene encoding phospho-N-acetylmuramoyl-pentapeptide-transferase; amino-acid sequence: MFYWFYRHLDINIFQYISIRAGISFFVAFLLTMYLLPKFISWAKSKKASQPIYEHAPDSHKEKAGTPTMGGVVFIFATLIATLLTAKLNNFYICGGLLTIALFSLIGIQDDYSKISNNKNDAGLSARAKLALQFLAALAVIVVLFVYNHTTTLYTPFYKLPIFDMGLFAIVFWMLVIVAASNAVNLTDGLDGLATVPSIMAFFTLSVLVYITGHAVIAGYLLLPNIQIAGELAIMGAAISGSLIAFLWFNSHPAQVFMGDSGSLPIGAFLGYMAIVAKSEILLVVIGFIFVLETVSVILQVGSYKLRQKRVFLMAPIHHHFEQKGWKENKIIVRFWIISFMTNLFALMSLKIR
- the gpmI gene encoding 2,3-bisphosphoglycerate-independent phosphoglycerate mutase, with amino-acid sequence MANKTILVITDGIGHNDSNKYNAFNNANTPTYDNLFKNVPYSLIHTYGEHVGLPDGQMGNSEVGHMTIGCGRTLYQDLVKINIAIKEDTLKDNTLLNETINSSNDIHLVGLLSDGGVHSHINHIIATAKLAKENGKKVFLHMITDGRDVAPDCASKYIEEILSICDEDIKIATLSGRYYTMDRDSRWDRVQKGHDAISIGLPMSNKSELDYIADSYKEDIFDEFIVPCAFNGYNGLKENDGIIFCNFRSDRMREISSAFANSNFSHFPRFAGKLNIATMTQYDKNLPLPVLFPKDTPKNTLAEVISNAGLSQLHTAETEKYAHVTFFFNGGVEEPMLNESRVLIPSPDVATYDLQPQMSAPEVGTAVRTSMDEETDFIVVNFANGDMVGHTGVYEAGIKAVEAVDYELRQIIEKAKEKGYNLILTSDHGNCEMMRDENGNKLTNHTVGDVYCFVMSENVSQVKAGSLNNIAPTVLELMGLEVPSEMDSSLI